A single region of the Kwoniella shivajii chromosome 10, complete sequence genome encodes:
- a CDS encoding pre-mRNA-splicing factor CWC2, translated as MNAVTQPPTSETSVAPKRKLRPARKQVEHGEIDKTEMIQPGKEYNVWYNKWAGGDKEDALANKTKAQTRCIIIRDAGYTRADATGNKYCCLFFARGYCPYGYECNFLHRLPLPSHQLPDNSRDCFGREKHGDYRDDMGGVGSFNRVNRTLYIGKIQESPDKKQAEETLLRHFGEWGKILRWNILYNRGVAFVMYDSELNAQFAKEAMANQSMDGDEIINVRWATEDPNPGEIKAEAKRIQEMGQNAIAGMLDEDLVEATQTIRALEEGDEQDFYHIGATKAQEEEEDEYPEEPTEEEGRPAKKVKSGNGFFDADALDNLKFYAELAKKQALDNQQRMKERKIPPKPAGIASLVGGYGSDDDSD; from the exons ATGAACGCGGTCACTCAGCCACCTACTAGTGAGACCTCAGTGGCTCCCAAGCGGAAGCTAAGGCCGGCTCGAAAGCAGGTCGAACATGGAGAAATAGATAAAACAGAGATGATCCAACCTGGAAAGGAGTATA ATGTGTGGTATAACAAGTGGGCTGGAGGAGATAAAGAGGATGCTTTAGCAAA TAAAACGAAAGCTCAAACAAGATGTATCATAATTCGAGATGCTGGATATACGAGAGCAGATGCTACAGGTAACAAGTACTGTTGCTTGTTCTTTGCGAGAGGATACTGTCCTTATGG ATACGAGTGTAATTTCCTTCATCGATTACCGTTACCAAGTC ATCAACTACCTGATAATTCTCGAGACTGTTTTGGAAGGGAGAAACATGGTGATTATAGAGATGATATGGGTGGTGTTGGATCCTTCAATAGAGTCAACAGGACTTTATATATAGGGAAAATACAAGAAAGTCCAGACAAGAAACAAGCGGAAGAAACTCTACTGAGACATTTTGGTGAATGGGGTAAAATCTTAAGAT GGAATATACTGTATAATCGTGGTGTTGCATTCGTCATGTATGATTCAGAATTGAACGCTCAATTCGCAAAAGAAGCTATGGCGAATCAAAGTATGGATGGTGATGAAATAATCAATGTTAG ATGGGCAACGGAAGATCCTAATCCAGGAGAAATAAAAGCTGAAGCTAAGAGAATACAAGAGATGGGACAGAATGCTATAGCAGGAATGTTAGATGAAGATCTTGTAGAGGCTACACAGACTATTCGAGCTTtggaggaaggtgatgagcAAGATTTCTATCATATTGGAGCAAcaaaagctcaagaagaggaagaagatgagtaTCCTGAAGAACCTaccgaggaagaaggaagaccAGCTAAGAAAGTCAAAAGTGGAAATGGATTCTTCGATGCAGACGCATTGGATAATCTAAAGTTTTATGCGGAATTAGCTAAGAAACAAGCTTTGGATAATCAACagagaatgaaagaaaggaaaatacCACCAAAACCAGCAGGCATCGCTTCTCTTGTTGGAGGGTACGGTAGTGATGATGACAGTGATTAG